The Alnus glutinosa chromosome 1, dhAlnGlut1.1, whole genome shotgun sequence region aatttttttttttttttttttatttgtatagaGGGTccaaacctatatatatatatatatatatatatatagtttatctATGTGTGTATGCagatttatgtaaaataaaatcataagtattaaatttaatttctccATATCTGTATACAAAAATTACGTGTTTATAATATGAGCAATGTTATACATTGCAATCTtaactgttttttgttttatttgtgttTCTTCGGGTTGTGCAATTGTTCTTCTTCGATTTATGGCCGTATTTATTCTCTGGTTGGGGCTTTTTGAGCCCATTTACCATTTGAAACCGCTTTGTGCGACCCTTGAAGAGGCCCGACTTGTTTGTGATTCCTCTAGAGTTATGGGTGATAATCATTGCCTACTGTtacttgtttgtttttgtgtttggcaGCCTTTTCTGTTGGAGTTTAGTTGGTTTGTTGTTATTCTTTTTGGGTTAGTTGTTGGAGAGCCCATCCCTTCTTTGTTTGTAAGATTTTccacatcttcttccttttgatCAGAAGTGAAAATGATCCTCCCGTGTAGCCCTTTTcctcaatcaattaaaaaaaaaaaaaaaaaaaaaaaaaaaaaaaaaaaaacctttcctTTCCTTACCTTAGACGATTGGGATCGTCTTGAAAACTTGCGAATGGAGCAAAGCAAGTGTTTTActctttacccaaaaaaaaaaagtatacaagtTATACCATGATGAGTGAATGAATCTGTCGGACTAACCTACCTCGCAAAGTTTGTGATTCTATCGAGCTAGGCCGTACATATTCAAGAACATCTTTTCCCCATTTGTTGTACTTAAAAGCACAATTCGCTTCGGTTCTTGTGTGGCACACAAAAACAAGATCATTACTGCATCCAACAAACTTCAAAGTGAGGCTTCGGAAAAGAAAGTAGTATTGATCATGATGCGATGGATAGAAGTTGGAACGCCTTAAGACCATATTCGATCGATGAAGAAAAGCAAAAGTGAACGCTAGCTATAAATACCCATATATATTGCGAGTAAAATTTTCAAGGCAAATTAAGCTTAGGGTTAATTTGTTATCTGAGTAAGAACGTAGCAGCTAGCTAGCCATGTTTGCATATAACAGAAACCCCACCATAACTTTCAACCCTACCACCTCCAAATACTGTGTCAACTTTGCTGGGAGAACCATTGAAACCACAGTCACAGACAGAGGCAACACTATAGATGAATGGGTTCACGAAATCCTTTCACTATACGACGGAAGGCCTACTGCAGTTGGCTTAGACATAGAATGGAGGCCTCATCAAATCCAATCGATGAGCAACAAGTCTGCGACCCTTCAACTTTGCATCGATGAAAAGTGCCTCATTGTCCAACTCTTCTACACGGACTACATCCCGCAGTCCCTGAAGAGCTTTATGATGGACCCCAACTTCACTTTTGTTGGGATTGAGGTGGGGGATGACATAGCCAAGCTCAATGATGAATATGGAATAGAGAGTAACAGAAGCGCGGACATCCGTGAGCTGGCAAAGAGACAATGGCCAGGCCGGTTTCGTAGGCCTGGGTTGAAGGATCTGGCTTTCGAAGTTTCGGGTCTTTCTATGAAGAAGCCAAAGCATGTGTGCATGAGTAACTGGGAGGCAAGGGTGCTGAATGAGAATCAAGTTGAGTATGCATGCATCGATGCCTATGCCTCTTATAGGGTAGGCCAAAAGCTTCTCTTTGAAGTCTAATTAAGGGATAATATTTAGTAAGCTTTTGCAGATGCTTGGTTTGGACAGATCAgtcagttttatttctttcaatggtttttcttgttgtttttgtctttattttttgtttttttatgtttggtgTCAGGGATTTGCTCTAGCTTTCTTTACTTTTCGTTAATGTTTAATTATGTTGTCTAAAGGTCCTTCCCTTGGCCTTTTTTTAAGTGTGAAACTTGTTGTAATATAAATGGCGACCTCTGTATAATTAGTTTGCTAATGCTTTATAATTCTTGGAGACTTGGAGGTgaaggggaaaaagaaattcTGATTAACAAAGAGATCCAATAGAAACTAATAAAAACCCAATAAACTAATCAAGACCCATTATCCTAGCTTTCTTCCTAGCAACGAGATTGATGTATGTGCCGATGTAGATTAACTTCTTTGTGTAGAAAATTGAAGGTATGTAATGCCATCACAATTCACAGGTGTAGATGAACTTTTTGTTGGAGAAAATTGAAGGCATATATGGCCACTGCTTTTGTGGGGGAAAGGGAGTCTTATTAGAGTCTATgaatggagagagagaaggctttattattttcatagCGTGAACAGTGTTCATTTTACATACAGATCTTTTGTGTGTGAGACAGTGAGGGAAGGGAGGGAATTCTCTCCGTTTAGTTAAAACTGGAAggtatagttgtcttttcatatttttttatgagaatGTAAAAAGACAATTATACATTCTaattaactttaaataaatggaAAGAATCCAATCCAAATGCAACAATAAGAGGGAGCCCTTTGATGGTGCTCCCAGATCTATATGACTGACCGAGTGTTGGCTTTGAGTCTGTCGGTTTTTGGGCCCCTTAGGTGGGCTGGAGTCTCTTTGGTCGGCTTGGAAGTAGAGGGCGGCCGCCGGTCTTGAGGTTTCAGGCCACGCTTCTTAATTAAGTCCAGCCGGACCCTCTTTAGGGCATGGCCTTTAGGCAAATTCCTAGGCCCTACATGCAGCAAGAATACAATTCTTGGCTGACAAGAGGAATAATCTTTTACTAAATAAATTATTCAGCATGAAATATTCTTGGTTGAGTGCTGTAGAAGGTATCACGGTTGATATATATAAGGTATTGGTTGTGAAATAATTGTCggataaatttaaattaatttattttttaacaaggattATCTTAAGATTTGGTttgaagtaaaataaaaatatagtatataacacTATAAGTTAGTGTTAATTATATGTCTAATGTCTAATGTCTAATGTCTAATGTCTTGTGTCTACGCATTTTCATGGTGGATCctagtttaaaatggaaaaatataaCGAGTATGCCATTTAAATCTTGATAGATCTCCAATTTTATTAGTTGGTTGGCACCAATTCTAAATGAGTTGGATTATATGAACGACGCCTTGTAAGTACGATAATGTGTtactttaatttcattttttttttctaatttaaaagGCATCCCTTGGGCGTGACCATCGAGGTTTTCGCCCGCTGTAGAATATTCGGTTTGAGCCATAGCTACTGCCTTGGAAGGCGAGTCCATCACTACAACCCCACCAAAGTGTAAGTTGGTAAAGCCCCTTCTTAATACGTAGCATTTAGTTCGCGGACTACTACCGCAAGCGAATTCGAACCCGTGACCACTAGAAAGAAAGGAGGAGGGAGTTAGACCCTATCCTCTACTTCTTTACCGACTGAACTCCCACcttggtggtttttttttttttttggagcaaaAGCTGATATCTTGGTTGTTATTTTAGTTTCATTGAACCAAGAGTTTGTATGTCTACACATCTTTCAAATGTTCAAAGTGCGTGGTTCCTCCCATATTGTATTAACTAACTACGGTTGTGATTCATGCATGTCTGCCTAAACTTGAGAATCGGCTTAAATCCCATACcagttgttttgttctttttaggGGTGGGTGTTGGGTAAGTCGGGGTTGGAAACACCATTTCTAACTCCCGACCGAAATTGTCGGTAAAGTCGGATAATTTATTCTgtagaaaattattttcaaaaatgtcggataattcaaaaaaattggataaatcGGTAATTATTGGCCGGGTAAATCGGTAACAGATGGAAACGAAAAGTAACAATCAGAGGCCAAAATGGGCGAGAAGGTAGATTAAAGGAGATAACATACAATCTGTAGAAAAATAAACAGATAACATACAAGCCAACGTCAAGCTAACCCCAAACAATCAACAATCAATGATTACGTAGAACAAGTAATAAGAAAAAGTAGAGGAAAAACAACAATTGGATGATTCAGACTTTGACAAGAAAATTTCACGAATGTTACTCCGAGTATTCCATCTATTGACAATTGTGGAAGCTAggcgtgagagagagaaagatgggCAGCTGGGCTAGGGCAGCAAATGGGCGTCACGGTGTGGGCGGCGGGGGGAGGGAGTGATTCTAGCGTTTTTTCATTGGGGAGGCGGCAAAAGGGCTGCGCAACGTGAAGTGATCAAGGAGTagggttttgagaaaaatttgtatatatagtcatatagaattttcaaaatgacgtcgttttgcaAGTGTTGGGTCGGGTCAATAATCAACAAAAAACAATTCTCCCGATTACCAACCGACAACAATTTcggaaattatttttattccaaTTTTCGAATTTTAAATTTTACGGTAGGCGGTCGAAGGCGGTTCGGTGGCGATCAGCGGATTTTCAATAGTCGGTAATCGAATAATTTGCACACCCCTAATTCTTTTTACCATCATCATGTatggtttcttttctttagagTATCTTAGCAATAATAGCTAAAGTagttattgaaaaagtacagctcgttactttaattattattttttttatactctaTCCAACAGATTATCTTTTCTACTctttacttgtatttaaatattattttttattttttatattatatttttgccaacactcaatgaaagaaaaaatattaaattttcacACATTCTTTGAGCTACACCGTACGAATGTTGCACCAGTTCAATATTTTAGCAGAATTACACAATTTATTAAAGTAAAGCAGTTAAAAACAAAGCaatcaatcatttttctttttctttttttttttttttaaaaaaaaaaccaaaacaaaacaacaaaaaacaataatacaaaaaggaaaacaaagcaaCTAGCTAGACACATACAATAAGACTAATAATTCTTAAATTGAAGTATATTTGGATTACCCAAAAATTAGGCATTTGATTATGATTTGCTTTAGGGATTTGATGAAAATTGAATCACCTtaaattgaattattttattagaattatattttatatgtaagcTCTCttgctctataaatagagtcttttgtattgtaaaatcATTAAGTGAATataagaacaaaaatttaatttttatgacTTTATCATATGAACGTAGGTTATACgatataaaaaatttcttatgtttattctctttattccgcattgtctttaatttcttttacaattatcttattcttctttttcatgaTGCCCCTGCCCTTTTGAAGCCTTATTCAATGAGCCGCTTCTAATTTAATGTTTGGaagtattttcaatttttccttaattttctcttattaggatgaagagtgaaaaaaaaaaattaattccgGGTGTTTTAGTTTTCCCTCCCTGTTATGTATtttgctaaaagaaaaagaaaaagaaaaagagaaagagagagagagagagagagagaaaaaaagaaaaataagttaTACCAAATAACATGAAGTGAATCGATCTGTTCTACTAGTACAAAATCACTAAtgtcagaatatatatatatatatgcaatcaTATCTTTTCCCCATATGCTGTTCTTAAAGCACACAAGAATTGGTTCACTAGAATCACTACTGAACAAACTTCAAAGTGAGGCTTCAGAAAAGAAATGATTATTGTACTGATCATGGATGCGATGGATAGAAGTTGAAGGCCTTTAATTAAGACCGGCCACATTCGATGAAGGAAAGCAaaacttttgattttatttgatttgaacGCTATAAATTAATACGTACCCAAATTGTGAGTAAATTTTTCAAGGCAAAGCTTAAGGTGAATTTCTCATCTGAGTAACAACAACCAACGTACGTAGCCATGTGTGCATATAACAGAAACCCCACCAAAACCATAGCTTTCGACCCTACCAGCTCCAAATACTGTGTCAACTTTGCTGGGAAATCACTTGAAACCACGGTCACAGACAGAGGCAACACTATAGATGAATGGGTTCACGAAATCCTTTCACTATACGAAGGAAGGCCCACTGCAGTTGGCTTAGACATAGAATGGAGGCCTCATCAAATCCAATCGATGAGCAACAAGTCTGCGACCCTTCAACTTTGCATGCATCGATGAAAAGTGCCTCATTGTCCAACTCTTCTACACGGACTACATCCCGCAGTCCCTGAAGAGCTTTATGATGGACCCCAACTTCACTTTTGTTGGGGTTGAGGTGGGGAATGACATAGCCAAGCTCAATAATGATTATGGAGTAGAGAGTAACAGAAGCGCAGACATCCGTGAGCTGGCAATGAGACAATGGCCAGGCCGGTTTTGTTGGCCTGGGTTGAAGGATCTGGCTTTCGAAGTTTCGGGTCTTTCTATTAAGAAGCCTCAGGATGTGCAGAGGAGTAACTGGGAGGCAAGGGTGCTGAATGAGAATCAAGCTGAGTATGCATGCATCGATGCCTATGCCTCTTATAGGGTAGGCCAAAAGCTTCTCTTTGAAATCCAAAGGGATAACAAGCTTTTACATGTGCTAATTGGTTTGCACAGAGTCAGTTTTAGGTCAATGGTATTTGTTTGTttcgttttaattttattttatcaatggTGTCAGGTATCTGCTCCTTGACTTCTGCGTTAAATTAATGTTAAAGTGTGAAACTTACTTGGTGTTGTAAAATGGTTTAGTTTGCTTTTGATAATTCTTATTTCTTGGAggtgtttcttttccttttttaatttttctaaaaaaattaaggtcttGATCATGATATATATGATATTGTTGTTAGCCTGATCTATGCTTATATGAATAAAAGGGAAGGGTACTTGGGTGCCGGGTGGGACATATGGGATCTGCAGGGTTAAGGACTACAAGCATACACAGAACAGAATAGAAACATCCAatatttttgggttttatttctttgattgTGAGTCTGTGACacttgttttctgttttttttttttttttgatgaattaaatCTATATTAACCAAACTCAACCAAACAACTCTCCAGTAAACACTAGAATCAAAGTTTCAACAGGAAATAAATAACTACAAACTCAAACCAACCAACTTAATTCAACGAATTAAAGACAATGCCCCAGAAAAGGAGACATAGTTTTCAGCAAGAACAACACTAGCTGCACAAagctataaacaaaaaaacaagcaCATTAGAAAACCAGAAACCAAAAACACAACCATAAGCATTCACTACGTACAGAACTACTTATAAAGGAACTTGGCTAGTAATCTCGATTTGACTTCCAATCTGATCTTGGAAAGAATTCCATCTTCGGTCTTGGTGGATTGGTCATGGAGGAAAGCAATCCTATATAACCACAAATTATAAACTGTAGCAGCAAAACAAAGTTTCCTGGCAGTAGCTTACAATTTATTTCCTTTCATACTCTTCATACTCTAATGAACAATTGAATCCTAAGAAATTAACCGGGGGATCAATCATCCTACAATTAATCTGACATAAGAGACCACCAAATTCTCTTGCTAAAACtacattcaaagaataaatgatCTCTATTCTCCTGCATTGCACGACAGAAAAGGCACAAACTGCCTCTACTATATTCCCATCCGCACATTTTCTCCCAAGTAGTCAAAGCAAGCCAGAGAATAAAAACATACTGATCGATCactctttttatataattttcttagCTTCTTGGAGCCacaaatgtaattttatttttattttatttaaaaataataataatcttctTTTTAACATActgatcactctctctctctctctctctctttagtaagaatttaatttttatatattttttattatttcttttagatAATAATGctgatttcttcttttttattttcgcGCGCTCCAACGTTAGAATAAGGTTGATAGAAAGAAAATTTAGTCGCAatatacaaacaaattaaattacacgtattcttcttctttttttttttttttttttctaagcgaTTACAcgtattatatatattgtgaggctaaacatatatacatgataaaaaaaagtttaggccGGACAATGCGTGGTCTTAGAATTGGATTATTTGGGCATATTCATCGATCCTGCAGGCTGCACCTAATTAATTATCTATTATCACCTTACGGCTTACATGCATGCAGCTAATTGTCTGTACGTATATTCAAATAATACTCGAATAAGTGAAGGTATATATCCTGGTTCTCATGTGGTGCATGTACGTGTTTAAGATTCATTACAATTCGGAGTTGATCAGCTAAGGATTCAAAAATCCAAGTTTAATGAGTAATTTTATCTCATCACTATTTCGATAAACGTgtgttaagaaaaaataaagaaattaaaagcacATGTCATCCGCAAGGTCAAATTCCCTTTAGAGCTGGGATTGAGAGTGAGAGCACCGGCAGCAATATCTTAAttaaagcttctttttttttcttttttttcttcctaaatatagaaaataaaataaaaattaataaaataataaaattacaaaaacaaccTGCAACATGCCTTAAAGCTTCCCTAAaccattgggtagcactgtaacTAACCAATAGTTTATTATAATCTTAAATAATGtactctctctcctctctcgtCTGATGTCTCTTCTTGCCCCTTCATCGtctcccactctctctctctctctcattaataAGGGACCAAAAGAAacgaaagaataaaagaaacaatTCACAAACACCCCAAAAATTCAACCTAAATAAAATCAGCATCAAACAATCTAATAACATCAACACCTGTAGATAGATTCGAGAAGTGATCAAGAAGGAgagttgaaaaaacaaaaaacaaaaaaaagtaaaggatGAACCAAATAACACCAACACCTGCATACATATTTCCATCCAGACCTGGAGAAAAGTAGTTATCTGATAGGGTTAAATTAGAGTAAGAGCCTAAGAAGTGGAGTTGGAACGGAATTCCAACTCATTAAGATTAGATTAGTTAATAATAGGATTAGAgtatatttgaatttgaatattaggTATTATCACTTTAGATGTTATCgacttgtatttctatttaaaggttATTTGGTTGTTAATGAGAATAATTAAGAATGAGGGCTGCTACACTTACACCCAAATCTCTACAACCTGATCATGTGGCATTCCacatcagaatttttttttttttttttcgttttctttttcctctccacctcctccctccatcttctctcctctctcaccTCCCTCCATCTTCCCTCACCTCTCACCTCCGGCCACCCAATCTAGCCCTTCTCAGGCCAGAATAGCCGAATTCCGGCCGTTTTGGCCTGGAAGGACCGGATCCCGGCcagccggccgggatccggccggaaaaGTGCCGGATCCCGTCCAGCTTCGGCTCTCTCCGTCACCGTCTCCGTTTGCAGTTGCCGaccggaagagaaaagaagaagaatgagagagagagagagagagagagttttcattttagaaaagaaaaaaaaaaaaattgatgtggaaATTACACATCAGGTTGTGAAAAAATGTTGTAGGAGTTTGGGTGTAAGTATAGCATTTTCCATTAAGAATTGGTATAaacttttgtcttgtggtttgttTCCAGCTTTAATTGAATTCACTTGAGGTTTGTCTCCAGCCATTAATTAGAGTTCATTATCAATacatttttcctttcattttcacATTCCTCCCTTGTTCATCAATTTCATCACAAAGTACCTATCAGTATCAACTTAAAAAAGACcctaaaaccataaccaaaGGCTTTATAAATGTTCTATTCGTGGTTGGTGTCAAAGAGAAAGTGAGAGACAAAGAcaatttacaaagaaaaaaaaaaatgaagagaccaagacagagatgagagaaagaagATGGAAGATGGGAGACGAGAGAttgcaagaaaagaaaataaatgaataaagaaaataaaaaagtaaaagtaaaaataatattttaataagttaagaaaagattaaaagaatctattgtgaattgtatttagataaaaaaataataataataatactaataatttagttctcaaatttttatttttatttaaaaaaaaaaatgtttagtatTTGTTGCTAATGCCAGGAGAGAAGTGACAAATtatgtgcaagcacatcttttCCCCATATGTTGtacttaaagcacactttgctTCTGTCATTGTCTGGCACACAAAAACAAGATCATTACTTCATTGAACAAACTTCAAAGTGAGGCTTCGGAAAAGAATACCCATATATTGAATGTAAATTTTTGAAGGCAAAGCTTATAGTTATATTTAAGGGGTATTAGGGCTAAAAGTTTTAAGTTTGAACattgttttagttatttatcatttatttcaattatatattttatgtgttaggtattacttattaaaataaaatttgagcctACTCTTAAAGGAAGAATATTAAAGTATTTgattaaatagttaaatttatattttcttatgaACTTAcacttttaagataagtgataatttaacaatttCTTATCTAAGTAAGAACATAGCCATGTTTGCATATAACATAAACTCCTCCCTAACTTTCAACCTCCAAATACTCTGTCAAGTTCGTTGAGAAAAACATAGGAACAATAGTGTCACAGAC contains the following coding sequences:
- the LOC133862786 gene encoding 3'-5' exonuclease-like, producing MFAYNRNPTITFNPTTSKYCVNFAGRTIETTVTDRGNTIDEWVHEILSLYDGRPTAVGLDIEWRPHQIQSMSNKSATLQLCIDEKCLIVQLFYTDYIPQSLKSFMMDPNFTFVGIEVGDDIAKLNDEYGIESNRSADIRELAKRQWPGRFRRPGLKDLAFEVSGLSMKKPKHVCMSNWEARVLNENQVEYACIDAYASYRVGQKLLFEV